DNA sequence from the Ignavibacteria bacterium genome:
TGATAAAAAATAAAAAACCCAATTTGTTAGAGACAAATTGGGTTTCTAAGCTAATCTTAAGGACGATTTAGTTCTTCAATAAACTTGTGCCATCTTCATTAAGCTGTTTGCTGTATTTTTCTGGGGTTGCAGAAAATTTTTCGTTGCAGCCTGCACAGCAAAATCCGTAATCTTTACCTTCAAAGCTTACAGTTTTAACATTTGCTTTTACATCCATACCGGAGACGGGACAAACTGTGTTAAACGATTTATAACTTTCTGAACCAGCATCTGCTTTTGAATGGCCATCGGTTTTACAATGGTCATCGGATTTTTTTGAGTGAGCTTTTGTTTCACCTTCTGAACAACAAGATTTGGCTTTTGATTTTTTATCAGTGCCGCATTCTTTTTTGGATGCTTTATCTCCACAGCTTTCTTTATCAACAGTTTTTGTGGTAGTGCATTCTTTTTTATCTTTTTCTTTTGTAGTAGTCTTTTCCTTGCTTTGTGCCGAAACTGATCCAATAAGCACAAATAAAGAAAGAATTGATATAACAAATAGTTTTTGCATTTTTATTCCTTATTTAGTTAATGTTTTTTTAATTATCGGTTGCTAATTCTTATTAATTA
Encoded proteins:
- a CDS encoding YHS domain-containing protein, giving the protein MQKLFVISILSLFVLIGSVSAQSKEKTTTKEKDKKECTTTKTVDKESCGDKASKKECGTDKKSKAKSCCSEGETKAHSKKSDDHCKTDGHSKADAGSESYKSFNTVCPVSGMDVKANVKTVSFEGKDYGFCCAGCNEKFSATPEKYSKQLNEDGTSLLKN